A segment of the Candidatus Eisenbacteria bacterium genome:
CGGGCGCGAGCTGCCAGCTCAGTGCCTCGGGCGTGAGCCCCCGCGTATCCGCGCGCAGTCGCTCCGAGAGGTCGTCGAGCTGGGCGACGAAACGCGCCACCGCTGCGGATCGATGCCCCGCCGGAACGACGAGTGCGCTGCGCACGATGTTCAACGCGCCGCGTCCCCCGCCACGTCCCGGTACCGATGGCGGATGAGCAGAATCTGTCCGTAGTGTCCCGCAAAGTGCTCGAGGAGGTGGAACAGAACCCAGCGAAGGTTGAATTCGCGCGTGCCGCCCGTACGCCGTTTCTGGATGCGGATCGATCCGAGTTCGGCATCGGTGAGCGGCAGGAGATGAACCGCGGCGTAGCGTCGCGCGGCTTCGAGCTTGTCGCGGTACCAGGCGAGATCGCGGTCCGCCAGGCCCGCCGGTGGCTCCGCATCGGCCGGGAGCGGCAGGCCGTCGTCGTCGATGCCCATGCCGAGCACCGAATCCGTATCGGGTTCCGGCAGGCCGATCACCCCGACTTGCGTCCAGAACACCTCGACCACCGCGAGATGCGCGAGCAGCATGCCGATCG
Coding sequences within it:
- a CDS encoding DUF664 domain-containing protein: MSTNERLLLELPPGQTGFGALTIAQLEELTRYLWDDLGAITPAELQWQPSRGHNTIGMLLAHLAVVEVFWTQVGVIGLPEPDTDSVLGMGIDDDGLPLPADAEPPAGLADRDLAWYRDKLEAARRYAAVHLLPLTDAELGSIRIQKRRTGGTREFNLRWVLFHLLEHFAGHYGQILLIRHRYRDVAGDAAR